One genomic region from Strix uralensis isolate ZFMK-TIS-50842 chromosome 5, bStrUra1, whole genome shotgun sequence encodes:
- the NOPCHAP1 gene encoding NOP protein chaperone 1 isoform X1 — protein sequence MAGDGGAAGPAASRELLAVGRRGGLEETLLISSKCSSKAATTLQTVRMPRSNVLDRVQSFLPQMAHANDELRRKMVTAPAHQFDIENLDSTTEKVIEMNVAIVELSDSDTDEEILTSEDDSESEDDHITGEVTIDNIKFPKQKGEKGKIEILDSKVNE from the exons ATGGCGGGGGATGGCGGAGCGGCGGGCCCGGCCGCCTCTCGGGAGCTGCTGGCCGTGGGGCGCCGAGGGG GGCTGGAAGAAACTTTGTTGATTAGTTCAAAATGTAGCAGCAAGGCGGCCACAACTTTACAGACAGTTAGGATGCCCAGGAGTAATG ttttggaCCGAGTACAGAGCTTTTTACCACAGATGGCCCATGCAAATGATGagctaagaagaaaaatggtaACAGCACCAGCTCATCAGTTTGATATTGAAAATCTAGACAGTACAACAGAAAAAGTTATAGAAATG aatgtgGCTATAGTTGAACTGAGTGATTCTGATACAGATGAAGAGATACTAACTTCAGAAGATGACTCGGAATCTGAAGATGACCATATAACTGGTGAAGTGACTATAGACAACATTAAGTTTCCTaaacaaaagggggaaaagggcAAAATAGAAATTTTGGACAGCAAAGTAAATGAgtaa
- the ALDH1L2 gene encoding mitochondrial 10-formyltetrahydrofolate dehydrogenase isoform X3, whose product MHELAGRQRHRRGLHQTRRGAGGPAALRKMLRTGPRLLRAISTTAAAYQHKLKLALIGQSIFGQEVYNKLRKEGHKVVGVFTVPDKNGQADPLALAAEKDGTPVFKFPRWRAKGKPIQEVVAAYKSVGAELNVLPFCTQFIPMDVIDCPKHGSIIYHPSILPRHRGASAINWTLIQGDKKAGFTIFWADDGLDTGPILLQRECDVGQNDTVDDLYNRFLFPEGIKAMVEAVHLIADGKAPRIPQPKEGATYEGIQKKENAEISWNQPAAALHNWIRGHDKVPGAWATIDGQVVTFYGSSLLDASVPAGQELAIKGASRPGLVTKNGLVVFGNDGKMVLVRNLQFEDGKMIPASKYFSADETTALELTEEEKKMAEDIRAIWKGILSNVSVIEDSTDFFKSGASSMHVVRMLEEIKQKYSGLQLQNEDVYMATKFADFIQMAVRKFRGEDKEEELVIDYISKNVNNMTVNMPYQCFINGHFINADDGKTYDTINPADGSIIASVSSASLADVDKAVAAAKEAFENGEWGRMNARERGRLMYRLADLMEEHQEELATIESIDSGAVYTLALKTHVGMSVQTFRYFAGWCDKIQGATIPINQARPNHNLTFTKKEPIGVCAIVIPWNYPLMMLAWKSAACLAAGNTLVLKPAQVTPLTSLKFAELSAKAGFPKGVINILPGSGGLVGQHLSEHPDVRKVGFTGSTPTGKQIMKSAATNLKKVSLELGGKSPLIIFNDCELDRAVKMGMGAVYFNKGENCIAAGRLFVEESIHDEFVRKVVEEIKKMKIGDPLDRSTDHGPQNHKAHLEKLLQYCETGVKEGATLVYGGRQVRRPGFFMEPTVFTDVEDHMYIAQEESFGPVMVISKFKNGDVDGVLRRANTTEYGLASGVFTKDISKALYISEKLEAGTVFINTYNKTDVAAPFGGFKQSGFGKDLGEEALHEYLRTKAITVEY is encoded by the exons GCTTATCAACATAAACTAAAGCTAGCCCTTATAGGTCAAAGTATTTTTGGACAAGAAGTTTATAACAAGCTGAGAAAAGAGGGACATAAAGTTGTGGGAGTATTCACAGTGCCTGACAAGAATGGACAAGCTGATCCTTTGG CACTGGCAGCAGAGAAGGATGGCACTCCTGTTTTTAAGTTCCCCAGATGGAGAGCTAAAGGCAAACCTATCCAGGAAGTAGTTGCAGCCTACAAATCAGTCGGAGCAGAGCTAAATGTCCTTCCATTCTGTACACAGTTCATCCCCATGGATGTTATTGACTGCCCGAAACATGGTTCAATTATTTATCATCCATCCATTCTACCACGCCACCGAGGAGCTTCTGCAATCAACTG GACTTTAATTCAAGGAGATAAGAAAGCAGGATTTACTATTTTTTGGGCTGATGATGGTTTGGACACCGGACCAATCCTTCTGCAGCGAGAATGTGATGTTGGCCAAAATGATACTGTGGATGATCTGTATAACCGGTTTCTCTTCCCAGAAGGAATAAAGGCTATG GTGGAAGCTGTACATCTAATTGCTGATGGTAAGGCCCCTCGTATACCTCAGCCTAAGGAAGGGGCAACATATGAAGGgatccagaaaaaggaaaatgcagag ATCTCCTGGAACCAACCTGCAGCAGCTTTGCACAATTGGATTCGAGGGCATGATAAAGTGCCTGGAGCATGGGCAACAATAGATGGCCAG gTGGTTACGTTTTACGGGTCATCATTACTCGATGCTTCAGTGCCTGCTGGACAAGAGCTGGCAATAAAAGGTGCTTCAAGACCTGGACTTGTAACCAAGAATGGTCTAGTCGTTTTTGGTAATGATGGGAAGATG GTACTAGTGAGAAATCTGCAGTTTGAGGATGGAAAAATGATCCCTGCATCTAAATACTTCTCTGCTGATGAAACAACTGCCCTGGAACttacagaagaggagaaaaagatggCAGAAGATATTAGG GCAATTTGGAAGGGAATTTTGAGCAATGTTTCTGTAATTGAGGATTCCACAGACTTCTTCAAATCTGGAGCATCCTCTATGCATGTTGTCAg AATGCTAGAAGAGATCAAACAGAAATATAGTGGACTTCAACTACAGAATGAAGATGTATATATGGCCACTAAGTTTGCAGACTTTATTCAAATGGCTGTCAGAAAATTCAGAGGAGAGGACAAAGAAGAAGAGTTAGTCATTGATTAC ATTTCAAAAAATGTGAACAACATGACTGTGAATATGCCATACCAGTGTTTCATAAATGGACACTTTATAAATGCTGATGATGGAAAAACATATGACACTATAAATCCAGCAGATGGATCA ATAATCGCCAGTGTATCTTCTGCTTCACTGGCTGATGTTGAcaaggcagtggcagcagcaaaGGAGGCATTTGAAAACGGTGAATGGGGAAGAATGAATGCAAGGGAAAGAGGGCGACTCATGTACAG ACTTGCAGACCTGATGGAAGAACATCAAGAAGAGTTAGCAACAATAGAGTCTATTGACTCAGGAGCTGTCTACACTTTAGCTTTGAAGACCCATGTTGGAATGTCTGTGCAAACATTCAGATACTTTGCTGGATGGTGTGACAAAATTCAG GGTGCTACAATTCCAATTAACCAGGCCCGGCCAAACCATAATCTAACATTCACCAAGAAAGAGCCAATAGG TGTCTGTGCAATTGTTATCCCCTGGAATTACCCACTGATGATGCTTGCATGGAAGAGTGCAGCATGCTTGGCTGCAGGCAACACACTCGTACTCAAGCCAGCTCag GTCACACCTCTGACTTCCTTGAAGTTCGCAGAACTCTCAGCTAAAGCTGGATTTCCTAAGGGCGTTATAAATATTCTGCCTGGTTCAG GTGGCTTAGTGGGACAGCACCTGTCTGAACATCCAGATGTTCGCAAAGTTGGATTCACTGGTTCAACACCAACTGGTAAACAGATCATGAAGAG TGCAGCCACTAATCTGAAGAAAGTTTCTCTCGAACTTGGTGGTAAATCACCATTGATCATTTTCAATGACTGTGAACTTGACAGAGCTGTAAAAATG GGTATGGGAGCAGTATATTTCAACAAAGGAGAAAACTGCATTGCAGCTGGCAGACTGTTTGTGGAAGAATCCATCCATGATGAATTTGTTAGAAAAGTG gtggaagaaataaaaaagatgaaaatcGGTGACCCACTTGATAGATCTACAGATCACGGTCCGCAAAATCACAAGGCACATTTGGAAAAGTTGCTGCAATATTGTGAAACTGGAGTAAAAGAAGGAGCCACTCTAGTGTATGGAGGAAGACAAGTACGTAGACCAG GTTTCTTCATGGAACCCACTGTTTTCACAGATGTTGAAGACCATATGTATATTGCCCAGGAAGAGTCCTTTGGTCCTGTGATGGTGatatctaaatttaaaaatgg AGATGTCGATGGAGTGCTGCGACGGGCAAATACCACAGAATATGGCTTGGCTTCAGGAGTTTTCACTAAAGACATAAGTAAAGCTCTCTACATCAGCGAAAAGCTAGAAGCCGGAACAGTTTTTATTAACACATACAACAAAACTGATGTGGCAGCACCATTTGGTGGATTTAAGCAGTCTGGCTTTGGAAAAGATTTAG GTGAAGAAGCTCTTCATGAATATCTCAGAACCAAGGCTATCACTGTGGAATATTAA
- the ALDH1L2 gene encoding mitochondrial 10-formyltetrahydrofolate dehydrogenase isoform X2 — MDKLILWFIPMDVIDCPKHGSIIYHPSILPRHRGASAINWTLIQGDKKAGFTIFWADDGLDTGPILLQRECDVGQNDTVDDLYNRFLFPEGIKAMVEAVHLIADGKAPRIPQPKEGATYEGIQKKENAEISWNQPAAALHNWIRGHDKVPGAWATIDGQVVTFYGSSLLDASVPAGQELAIKGASRPGLVTKNGLVVFGNDGKMVLVRNLQFEDGKMIPASKYFSADETTALELTEEEKKMAEDIRAIWKGILSNVSVIEDSTDFFKSGASSMHVVRMLEEIKQKYSGLQLQNEDVYMATKFADFIQMAVRKFRGEDKEEELVIDYISKNVNNMTVNMPYQCFINGHFINADDGKTYDTINPADGSIIASVSSASLADVDKAVAAAKEAFENGEWGRMNARERGRLMYRLADLMEEHQEELATIESIDSGAVYTLALKTHVGMSVQTFRYFAGWCDKIQGATIPINQARPNHNLTFTKKEPIGVCAIVIPWNYPLMMLAWKSAACLAAGNTLVLKPAQVTPLTSLKFAELSAKAGFPKGVINILPGSGGLVGQHLSEHPDVRKVGFTGSTPTGKQIMKSAATNLKKVSLELGGKSPLIIFNDCELDRAVKMGMGAVYFNKGENCIAAGRLFVEESIHDEFVRKVVEEIKKMKIGDPLDRSTDHGPQNHKAHLEKLLQYCETGVKEGATLVYGGRQVRRPGFFMEPTVFTDVEDHMYIAQEESFGPVMVISKFKNGDVDGVLRRANTTEYGLASGVFTKDISKALYISEKLEAGTVFINTYNKTDVAAPFGGFKQSGFGKDLGKLFSPSLISHLTVQINEETTLPVVQCV; from the exons ATGGACAAGCTGATCCTTTGG TTCATCCCCATGGATGTTATTGACTGCCCGAAACATGGTTCAATTATTTATCATCCATCCATTCTACCACGCCACCGAGGAGCTTCTGCAATCAACTG GACTTTAATTCAAGGAGATAAGAAAGCAGGATTTACTATTTTTTGGGCTGATGATGGTTTGGACACCGGACCAATCCTTCTGCAGCGAGAATGTGATGTTGGCCAAAATGATACTGTGGATGATCTGTATAACCGGTTTCTCTTCCCAGAAGGAATAAAGGCTATG GTGGAAGCTGTACATCTAATTGCTGATGGTAAGGCCCCTCGTATACCTCAGCCTAAGGAAGGGGCAACATATGAAGGgatccagaaaaaggaaaatgcagag ATCTCCTGGAACCAACCTGCAGCAGCTTTGCACAATTGGATTCGAGGGCATGATAAAGTGCCTGGAGCATGGGCAACAATAGATGGCCAG gTGGTTACGTTTTACGGGTCATCATTACTCGATGCTTCAGTGCCTGCTGGACAAGAGCTGGCAATAAAAGGTGCTTCAAGACCTGGACTTGTAACCAAGAATGGTCTAGTCGTTTTTGGTAATGATGGGAAGATG GTACTAGTGAGAAATCTGCAGTTTGAGGATGGAAAAATGATCCCTGCATCTAAATACTTCTCTGCTGATGAAACAACTGCCCTGGAACttacagaagaggagaaaaagatggCAGAAGATATTAGG GCAATTTGGAAGGGAATTTTGAGCAATGTTTCTGTAATTGAGGATTCCACAGACTTCTTCAAATCTGGAGCATCCTCTATGCATGTTGTCAg AATGCTAGAAGAGATCAAACAGAAATATAGTGGACTTCAACTACAGAATGAAGATGTATATATGGCCACTAAGTTTGCAGACTTTATTCAAATGGCTGTCAGAAAATTCAGAGGAGAGGACAAAGAAGAAGAGTTAGTCATTGATTAC ATTTCAAAAAATGTGAACAACATGACTGTGAATATGCCATACCAGTGTTTCATAAATGGACACTTTATAAATGCTGATGATGGAAAAACATATGACACTATAAATCCAGCAGATGGATCA ATAATCGCCAGTGTATCTTCTGCTTCACTGGCTGATGTTGAcaaggcagtggcagcagcaaaGGAGGCATTTGAAAACGGTGAATGGGGAAGAATGAATGCAAGGGAAAGAGGGCGACTCATGTACAG ACTTGCAGACCTGATGGAAGAACATCAAGAAGAGTTAGCAACAATAGAGTCTATTGACTCAGGAGCTGTCTACACTTTAGCTTTGAAGACCCATGTTGGAATGTCTGTGCAAACATTCAGATACTTTGCTGGATGGTGTGACAAAATTCAG GGTGCTACAATTCCAATTAACCAGGCCCGGCCAAACCATAATCTAACATTCACCAAGAAAGAGCCAATAGG TGTCTGTGCAATTGTTATCCCCTGGAATTACCCACTGATGATGCTTGCATGGAAGAGTGCAGCATGCTTGGCTGCAGGCAACACACTCGTACTCAAGCCAGCTCag GTCACACCTCTGACTTCCTTGAAGTTCGCAGAACTCTCAGCTAAAGCTGGATTTCCTAAGGGCGTTATAAATATTCTGCCTGGTTCAG GTGGCTTAGTGGGACAGCACCTGTCTGAACATCCAGATGTTCGCAAAGTTGGATTCACTGGTTCAACACCAACTGGTAAACAGATCATGAAGAG TGCAGCCACTAATCTGAAGAAAGTTTCTCTCGAACTTGGTGGTAAATCACCATTGATCATTTTCAATGACTGTGAACTTGACAGAGCTGTAAAAATG GGTATGGGAGCAGTATATTTCAACAAAGGAGAAAACTGCATTGCAGCTGGCAGACTGTTTGTGGAAGAATCCATCCATGATGAATTTGTTAGAAAAGTG gtggaagaaataaaaaagatgaaaatcGGTGACCCACTTGATAGATCTACAGATCACGGTCCGCAAAATCACAAGGCACATTTGGAAAAGTTGCTGCAATATTGTGAAACTGGAGTAAAAGAAGGAGCCACTCTAGTGTATGGAGGAAGACAAGTACGTAGACCAG GTTTCTTCATGGAACCCACTGTTTTCACAGATGTTGAAGACCATATGTATATTGCCCAGGAAGAGTCCTTTGGTCCTGTGATGGTGatatctaaatttaaaaatgg AGATGTCGATGGAGTGCTGCGACGGGCAAATACCACAGAATATGGCTTGGCTTCAGGAGTTTTCACTAAAGACATAAGTAAAGCTCTCTACATCAGCGAAAAGCTAGAAGCCGGAACAGTTTTTATTAACACATACAACAAAACTGATGTGGCAGCACCATTTGGTGGATTTAAGCAGTCTGGCTTTGGAAAAGATTTAGGTAAGTTATTCTCTCCCTCCCTCATTTCTCATCTGACAGTCCAAATCAATGAAGAAACAACCTTACCTGTGGTACAGTGTGTCTAG
- the ALDH1L2 gene encoding mitochondrial 10-formyltetrahydrofolate dehydrogenase isoform X1, which translates to MLRTGPRLLRAISTTAAAYQHKLKLALIGQSIFGQEVYNKLRKEGHKVVGVFTVPDKNGQADPLALAAEKDGTPVFKFPRWRAKGKPIQEVVAAYKSVGAELNVLPFCTQFIPMDVIDCPKHGSIIYHPSILPRHRGASAINWTLIQGDKKAGFTIFWADDGLDTGPILLQRECDVGQNDTVDDLYNRFLFPEGIKAMVEAVHLIADGKAPRIPQPKEGATYEGIQKKENAEISWNQPAAALHNWIRGHDKVPGAWATIDGQVVTFYGSSLLDASVPAGQELAIKGASRPGLVTKNGLVVFGNDGKMVLVRNLQFEDGKMIPASKYFSADETTALELTEEEKKMAEDIRAIWKGILSNVSVIEDSTDFFKSGASSMHVVRMLEEIKQKYSGLQLQNEDVYMATKFADFIQMAVRKFRGEDKEEELVIDYISKNVNNMTVNMPYQCFINGHFINADDGKTYDTINPADGSIIASVSSASLADVDKAVAAAKEAFENGEWGRMNARERGRLMYRLADLMEEHQEELATIESIDSGAVYTLALKTHVGMSVQTFRYFAGWCDKIQGATIPINQARPNHNLTFTKKEPIGVCAIVIPWNYPLMMLAWKSAACLAAGNTLVLKPAQVTPLTSLKFAELSAKAGFPKGVINILPGSGGLVGQHLSEHPDVRKVGFTGSTPTGKQIMKSAATNLKKVSLELGGKSPLIIFNDCELDRAVKMGMGAVYFNKGENCIAAGRLFVEESIHDEFVRKVVEEIKKMKIGDPLDRSTDHGPQNHKAHLEKLLQYCETGVKEGATLVYGGRQVRRPGFFMEPTVFTDVEDHMYIAQEESFGPVMVISKFKNGDVDGVLRRANTTEYGLASGVFTKDISKALYISEKLEAGTVFINTYNKTDVAAPFGGFKQSGFGKDLGEEALHEYLRTKAITVEY; encoded by the exons GCTTATCAACATAAACTAAAGCTAGCCCTTATAGGTCAAAGTATTTTTGGACAAGAAGTTTATAACAAGCTGAGAAAAGAGGGACATAAAGTTGTGGGAGTATTCACAGTGCCTGACAAGAATGGACAAGCTGATCCTTTGG CACTGGCAGCAGAGAAGGATGGCACTCCTGTTTTTAAGTTCCCCAGATGGAGAGCTAAAGGCAAACCTATCCAGGAAGTAGTTGCAGCCTACAAATCAGTCGGAGCAGAGCTAAATGTCCTTCCATTCTGTACACAGTTCATCCCCATGGATGTTATTGACTGCCCGAAACATGGTTCAATTATTTATCATCCATCCATTCTACCACGCCACCGAGGAGCTTCTGCAATCAACTG GACTTTAATTCAAGGAGATAAGAAAGCAGGATTTACTATTTTTTGGGCTGATGATGGTTTGGACACCGGACCAATCCTTCTGCAGCGAGAATGTGATGTTGGCCAAAATGATACTGTGGATGATCTGTATAACCGGTTTCTCTTCCCAGAAGGAATAAAGGCTATG GTGGAAGCTGTACATCTAATTGCTGATGGTAAGGCCCCTCGTATACCTCAGCCTAAGGAAGGGGCAACATATGAAGGgatccagaaaaaggaaaatgcagag ATCTCCTGGAACCAACCTGCAGCAGCTTTGCACAATTGGATTCGAGGGCATGATAAAGTGCCTGGAGCATGGGCAACAATAGATGGCCAG gTGGTTACGTTTTACGGGTCATCATTACTCGATGCTTCAGTGCCTGCTGGACAAGAGCTGGCAATAAAAGGTGCTTCAAGACCTGGACTTGTAACCAAGAATGGTCTAGTCGTTTTTGGTAATGATGGGAAGATG GTACTAGTGAGAAATCTGCAGTTTGAGGATGGAAAAATGATCCCTGCATCTAAATACTTCTCTGCTGATGAAACAACTGCCCTGGAACttacagaagaggagaaaaagatggCAGAAGATATTAGG GCAATTTGGAAGGGAATTTTGAGCAATGTTTCTGTAATTGAGGATTCCACAGACTTCTTCAAATCTGGAGCATCCTCTATGCATGTTGTCAg AATGCTAGAAGAGATCAAACAGAAATATAGTGGACTTCAACTACAGAATGAAGATGTATATATGGCCACTAAGTTTGCAGACTTTATTCAAATGGCTGTCAGAAAATTCAGAGGAGAGGACAAAGAAGAAGAGTTAGTCATTGATTAC ATTTCAAAAAATGTGAACAACATGACTGTGAATATGCCATACCAGTGTTTCATAAATGGACACTTTATAAATGCTGATGATGGAAAAACATATGACACTATAAATCCAGCAGATGGATCA ATAATCGCCAGTGTATCTTCTGCTTCACTGGCTGATGTTGAcaaggcagtggcagcagcaaaGGAGGCATTTGAAAACGGTGAATGGGGAAGAATGAATGCAAGGGAAAGAGGGCGACTCATGTACAG ACTTGCAGACCTGATGGAAGAACATCAAGAAGAGTTAGCAACAATAGAGTCTATTGACTCAGGAGCTGTCTACACTTTAGCTTTGAAGACCCATGTTGGAATGTCTGTGCAAACATTCAGATACTTTGCTGGATGGTGTGACAAAATTCAG GGTGCTACAATTCCAATTAACCAGGCCCGGCCAAACCATAATCTAACATTCACCAAGAAAGAGCCAATAGG TGTCTGTGCAATTGTTATCCCCTGGAATTACCCACTGATGATGCTTGCATGGAAGAGTGCAGCATGCTTGGCTGCAGGCAACACACTCGTACTCAAGCCAGCTCag GTCACACCTCTGACTTCCTTGAAGTTCGCAGAACTCTCAGCTAAAGCTGGATTTCCTAAGGGCGTTATAAATATTCTGCCTGGTTCAG GTGGCTTAGTGGGACAGCACCTGTCTGAACATCCAGATGTTCGCAAAGTTGGATTCACTGGTTCAACACCAACTGGTAAACAGATCATGAAGAG TGCAGCCACTAATCTGAAGAAAGTTTCTCTCGAACTTGGTGGTAAATCACCATTGATCATTTTCAATGACTGTGAACTTGACAGAGCTGTAAAAATG GGTATGGGAGCAGTATATTTCAACAAAGGAGAAAACTGCATTGCAGCTGGCAGACTGTTTGTGGAAGAATCCATCCATGATGAATTTGTTAGAAAAGTG gtggaagaaataaaaaagatgaaaatcGGTGACCCACTTGATAGATCTACAGATCACGGTCCGCAAAATCACAAGGCACATTTGGAAAAGTTGCTGCAATATTGTGAAACTGGAGTAAAAGAAGGAGCCACTCTAGTGTATGGAGGAAGACAAGTACGTAGACCAG GTTTCTTCATGGAACCCACTGTTTTCACAGATGTTGAAGACCATATGTATATTGCCCAGGAAGAGTCCTTTGGTCCTGTGATGGTGatatctaaatttaaaaatgg AGATGTCGATGGAGTGCTGCGACGGGCAAATACCACAGAATATGGCTTGGCTTCAGGAGTTTTCACTAAAGACATAAGTAAAGCTCTCTACATCAGCGAAAAGCTAGAAGCCGGAACAGTTTTTATTAACACATACAACAAAACTGATGTGGCAGCACCATTTGGTGGATTTAAGCAGTCTGGCTTTGGAAAAGATTTAG GTGAAGAAGCTCTTCATGAATATCTCAGAACCAAGGCTATCACTGTGGAATATTAA
- the NOPCHAP1 gene encoding NOP protein chaperone 1 isoform X2, with the protein MAGDGGAAGPAASRELLAVGRRGGLEETLLISSKCSSKAATTLQTVRMPRSNVLDRVQSFLPQMAHANDELRRKMVTAPAHQFDIENLDSTTEKVIEMNVAIVELSDSDTDEEILTSEDDSESEDDHITDSISWA; encoded by the exons ATGGCGGGGGATGGCGGAGCGGCGGGCCCGGCCGCCTCTCGGGAGCTGCTGGCCGTGGGGCGCCGAGGGG GGCTGGAAGAAACTTTGTTGATTAGTTCAAAATGTAGCAGCAAGGCGGCCACAACTTTACAGACAGTTAGGATGCCCAGGAGTAATG ttttggaCCGAGTACAGAGCTTTTTACCACAGATGGCCCATGCAAATGATGagctaagaagaaaaatggtaACAGCACCAGCTCATCAGTTTGATATTGAAAATCTAGACAGTACAACAGAAAAAGTTATAGAAATG aatgtgGCTATAGTTGAACTGAGTGATTCTGATACAGATGAAGAGATACTAACTTCAGAAGATGACTCGGAATCTGAAGATGACCATATAACTG ACAGCATATCCTGGGCATGA